CATCCCTGTTGCGCCTGCTCGGCGAGCCGCCCCTGGGCGACGCCCTCGGGCGCGCGGGGCGAGCGCGCGTGGAGCGGGATTTTTCCTTCGCCGCCATGGTGGGGGCGCATGAGGAACTGTTCGACCGCCTGCACAGGACGCGGCGCGGCGAACGCGAGGAGGACGACGCATGAAGCGCGGGATCATCCTTTCTGCCGCGGCCTTGCTGTGCGCCCTCTGCGGCGCCGCCCCCCTGTGGGCTGCCGGGGCGCAAAAGACCATCACGAGCGGCCCCGGCGAAGTGACGGAACTCTGGACGGGCAAGGTGCTCAGCGCCACCTTCCGCGCGGGCATGTGCTTCGGGGCGGACGGCAGGGCGCGCGGCGTGCTGATCCTGCGCCATGCCAACGGCCAGGAAGACCCGTACCACCTCTACGGCACCATCCACGCCAATGCCTTCGACCTCACGCATTCCTCAGGCCATTCCTTCACCGGGCGCATCACGGGCCCGCGCAGCATGGAAGGCCGGGTAAAGCTCAAAAACGGCCTTACCCTCAACCTCGAGGGCGAGCGCACCCTCGATGTGCCCCTGGCGGCGGAAGACTGCGCGCCGCTTGCCCCCTGACCCGTCGCAGAAGCCGCGCCCCCGTCGCCGGCGCCCCTTTGGGGAGGAGCCATGACAGTAGTGTTGTTCATCGTGGGCCTTGTCCAGTGCGGCCTTTTGTTCCTGCTCACGGGCACGGGCGCCAAGCTGGCGCGCCGGGCGAGGAAAGAGCGGGAGGAAGCCCGCTATGTGCCCCACGGCGGCTGGCCGCGCGTGGCCATGATCATCCCCGCCGCGGGCAATGACCCGCGCATGGAAGCCGCGCTGAAAAGCCTGCTGGAGCAGGATTATCCGCACCTGCTCCCGGTGCTCGTCACTTCCGGCGCGGACGACCCGGCTGCGGACATCATCCGGCGCCTGAAAGAGGACTATCCATCCCTCAGGCACGTCATCGCCGGCGAAGCGAAGGACTGCGGCCAGAAAAACTGGAACAGCCTCGCGGGCGTGGCCGCCGTGGGCGACGCGGCGGACATCTACATGTTTTGCGACAGCACGCACATGGCCGACCCGGAGTTCGCGCGCTGCCTCGTGGGGCCGCTCGCGCGCAACGAGGCGGCCTTCAGCACCGGCTATCACGAGGTGGAGCCGCGCGACCACGGCCTCGTCACCCTGGGTTATGCCCTGAGCGTGCTGCTCATGCGGCTGTTGCAGGGCCTCTCCGCCTTCACCCAGCCCTGGGGCGGCGCCATGGCCATGACCCGGGCGGCCTTCGAGCGCTATGGCGTGGCGAGGCTCTGGGCCTCCACCGTGGTGGACGACTGCTCGCTCGGGGCCATGCTCGAGGCGCGGGGGGTGCATGTGAAGCTGTGCGCGGCCGCGCTGTTGCGCACCACGGCGCACAGGCACGCCTTCGGCACGTGGCGGGCGTGGATGGACCGGCAGGTGCTCTTCCTCAAGTTCTGCATGCCGGGCCAGTGGCTCCTGCTCGGGGTGTTCGCCGCGCTCATGCTGGCGCCCACCCTGTGGGCCGGCTTCACCTTCTGCCGCGACCTTGTCGGGCGCGGCGGCGGCACCGGGCCCTTCCTCGCCTTGCTCTGGCTTTTGCTGCTTGCCGGCACGCTCTCGGGGTGGCGCCGGCTCGTGCCCGTGCGCGTGCCGCTCGGGCGCTGGCTCGGGGCCTTTTTCCTGGCGTCGGGGCTTTTCGGCTGGGTGTATCTCAGGACCATCCCGGCCAGGACCATCACGTGGCGGCACATGGTCTACCTCGTGGGGCGCGGCGGCGTGCTCCTCGGCATGCGCCGCCGGGGGTAGGCGCGTTGCCGCATGCGCCGGCGCCGTTTTGACAGGCGGCGCCCAAGGCCGTACATTGGGCCTTCCGGGGGGCACCCGGAAGGCGCCGGGTGTCGCACGCCGTCCACTCCCGCCGGAGGAGCCGGAGCTTTCCATGATCGTCATGTCGGACCTTTTTCGCGTCAGCCTCAGGCAGGTTGTGCGCCAGCGCGGTTTCGGGGTGATCCTGTCCATCGCCCTGGGCATCACCGCCTTTATCGTGCTCTCCGTGCTGGGCCGCGAGATCCGCTACAAGGTCGGGCAGGACATGGTGCTCATGGGCGGCGTAAATGTCATTCAGGTCTATATGGACGACGCGGCCTATCCCGGCCAGCCAAGGCGCGAGTTCTATCCCGAGACCGTGGAGGCGCTCAGAAAACTCCCGGGTGTGGGCATGGTGAGCCGCAACCTGCGCGGCGGCCGCGCCTTCGATCTCAGGACATCGGGCGAGCGCAAGATCCACATGGATTTCATCGGTGTCGACCAGTATTTCGCCGATGTCTATTCCCTCACGCTCGTGGCGGGGCGCTTCTTCGACACCTCGGATATCGAGCGCCGGCGGCGCGTGGCCATGCTCGGCCGCGAGGCCTCGCTCATGCTCTACAAGAAGCCGGAAGAGGCCGTGGGCAAGCTGCTCATCCTCGGCAAGGACGTGTTCGAGGTGGTGGGCGTGGTGAGCGGCGTCATGCTCGGGAGCTGGGGCCGCGGCGGCTTCCTGCCCTATACCGTCATGGTCGACCGCAACTGGGTGGGCGGCAAGGTGGACAGGCTCTTCATCCGCGCCATCGGCTGGGAGGATGTCTCCCCGCTCGTCAAGCTCATCCCCAAGGTGGTGCGCGAACACCAGTCCGCGCCGCACATGGTCATCCGCACCCAGGAGGAGCAGCTCGACCGCATCCAGACGACCTTCATGTGGGTGGAGGCGCTGCTCTGGCTCGGCATCGTGGCCTCGCTCATGCTCGGCGGCTTCGGCATCTGGTACGGCACCTTCGCGGCGGTGCGGGCGCGCACCCGCGAGGTGGGCCTCAAAAAGGCCATGGGCGGCGCGGACGCAGACATCCTGGCCCAGTTCCTCGCCGAGGCGCTGTGCAAGTCGCTGGCGGGCGGCGTGCTCGGCATCCTCCTCGGCGTCATCATCGTGGAGGTGGGCTCCTGGGCGCTGGGCACGGGCATTTCTTACCCGCTGCTGCTCGCAAGCAGCGTGGGCAGCATCCTTTTCTCCGCCCTCATCGGCGTGGCGGGCGGCCTCTACCCCGCCATCCAGGCCAGCCGCATGGACGTGGTCTCGGCCCTGCGCTTTGAATGAAAGGGTGAAGCATGGCACCAGTCATCATCGCCAAGGATCTGTACAAGTGCTACGCGGGTTTCGCGCCCGTGCTGCGTGGCGTGAGCCTCGAGGTGGAGGCCGGGGAGATGGTGGCCATCATGGGCCCCTCGGGCTGCGGCAAGTCCACCATGCTCCACATCCTGGGGCTGCTCCACGCCCCGGACGCGGGCTCGCTCACCATCCTCGGCACGGACGTGCTCAAGCTCACCCGCGAGCAGACGGCGGCCTTCCGCCGCGGGAACCTGGGCTTCGTCATGCAGTCGAGCAACCTTTTCGAGCATTCCACGGTGTTCGAGAACGTGGAATTCCCGCTCATCTATGAAAAGGTGCCCCCGCAGGAGCGCTGGGAGCGCGTCATCAGGGCGCTCGAGCTCGTGCGCCTTTCGGCCCGCGTGCACTACCGCAGCAACCGGCTCTCCGGCGGCGAGCAGCAGCGCGTGGCCATCGCGCGCGCCATGGTCAACAACCCGCGCATCCTGCTCGCGGACGAGCCCACGGGCGCGCTCGACGCCAAGACGAGCCGCCTCATCATG
This window of the Desulfovibrio sp. ZJ209 genome carries:
- a CDS encoding ABC transporter permease, with protein sequence MIVMSDLFRVSLRQVVRQRGFGVILSIALGITAFIVLSVLGREIRYKVGQDMVLMGGVNVIQVYMDDAAYPGQPRREFYPETVEALRKLPGVGMVSRNLRGGRAFDLRTSGERKIHMDFIGVDQYFADVYSLTLVAGRFFDTSDIERRRRVAMLGREASLMLYKKPEEAVGKLLILGKDVFEVVGVVSGVMLGSWGRGGFLPYTVMVDRNWVGGKVDRLFIRAIGWEDVSPLVKLIPKVVREHQSAPHMVIRTQEEQLDRIQTTFMWVEALLWLGIVASLMLGGFGIWYGTFAAVRARTREVGLKKAMGGADADILAQFLAEALCKSLAGGVLGILLGVIIVEVGSWALGTGISYPLLLASSVGSILFSALIGVAGGLYPAIQASRMDVVSALRFE
- a CDS encoding glycosyltransferase family 2 protein; this translates as MTVVLFIVGLVQCGLLFLLTGTGAKLARRARKEREEARYVPHGGWPRVAMIIPAAGNDPRMEAALKSLLEQDYPHLLPVLVTSGADDPAADIIRRLKEDYPSLRHVIAGEAKDCGQKNWNSLAGVAAVGDAADIYMFCDSTHMADPEFARCLVGPLARNEAAFSTGYHEVEPRDHGLVTLGYALSVLLMRLLQGLSAFTQPWGGAMAMTRAAFERYGVARLWASTVVDDCSLGAMLEARGVHVKLCAAALLRTTAHRHAFGTWRAWMDRQVLFLKFCMPGQWLLLGVFAALMLAPTLWAGFTFCRDLVGRGGGTGPFLALLWLLLLAGTLSGWRRLVPVRVPLGRWLGAFFLASGLFGWVYLRTIPARTITWRHMVYLVGRGGVLLGMRRRG